A portion of the Celeribacter baekdonensis genome contains these proteins:
- a CDS encoding LysR family transcriptional regulator — translation MARNLDITALRSFVAVADCGGVTRAAGYLNLTQSAVSMQLKRLEESLDSHLLDRSARTIALTASGEQLLSYARRMLELNDEVYGRLTAQEYEGEIVLGVPHDIVYPSIPQVLQQFHANFPRMRVNLVSSYTVKLKEMFARGEADLIMTTEDGLDAGGETIAELALVWIGAIGGNAWRQRPLRLAFEHRCVFRKGVQEALDRAGIPWEMGIESDQTRTIEASVSADLAVHAILEGSTPPQTEPIHHGGALPELAHKKINLYASDLMKGEAETTLRDLIRNAYSYRTGARLAAQ, via the coding sequence ATGGCCCGAAATCTCGACATCACCGCTCTGCGCTCCTTTGTGGCCGTTGCCGATTGTGGTGGCGTGACCCGGGCAGCGGGATACCTCAATCTGACACAATCGGCCGTGTCGATGCAGCTCAAGCGGCTGGAGGAAAGCCTCGATTCCCATTTGTTGGATCGCTCGGCGCGCACCATTGCGCTGACCGCCTCGGGGGAACAGCTTTTGTCCTATGCGCGGCGGATGTTGGAACTCAATGACGAGGTCTATGGCCGCCTCACGGCACAGGAATATGAGGGCGAGATCGTTCTCGGCGTGCCCCATGATATCGTCTACCCGTCGATCCCACAGGTGTTGCAACAGTTTCACGCCAATTTTCCGCGCATGCGGGTCAATCTCGTGTCCTCCTACACGGTCAAACTGAAAGAAATGTTTGCGCGCGGTGAGGCGGATTTGATCATGACCACCGAAGACGGGTTGGACGCGGGCGGGGAAACCATCGCCGAACTCGCGTTGGTTTGGATCGGTGCGATCGGCGGCAACGCGTGGCGGCAACGGCCACTGCGTCTGGCGTTTGAGCATAGATGTGTGTTCCGCAAAGGCGTCCAGGAGGCGTTGGATCGGGCGGGCATTCCGTGGGAAATGGGCATTGAAAGCGATCAAACCCGCACGATCGAGGCCTCCGTGTCCGCCGATCTTGCCGTGCACGCGATTTTGGAAGGATCAACCCCGCCACAGACCGAGCCCATTCATCATGGTGGCGCTCTGCCGGAACTTGCCCATAAAAAGATCAACCTCTACGCCTCTGATCTGATGAAAGGCGAGGCGGAAACCACTCTGCGCGATTTGATCCGCAACGCCTATAGCTACCGCACCGGGGCGCGGCTCGCAGCGCAGTAA
- a CDS encoding helix-turn-helix domain-containing protein — protein MKHPVDVHVGKRIRHRRWMVGMTQQQLAEKVGIKFQQIQKYETGMNRVSASRLWDIAESLGVPVAFFFDGMEAHVRDLTEVPNAQDSVPADILADKEALELVRSYYAIPENQRRRLFELARVLSDVA, from the coding sequence ATGAAACATCCCGTGGACGTCCACGTGGGCAAGCGGATTCGCCATCGTCGTTGGATGGTTGGAATGACGCAGCAACAACTTGCAGAAAAAGTTGGGATCAAATTCCAGCAAATTCAAAAATACGAAACGGGCATGAACCGTGTGTCCGCCTCCCGGCTGTGGGACATTGCGGAATCGCTTGGGGTGCCGGTGGCATTTTTCTTTGACGGCATGGAGGCACATGTGCGCGACCTGACCGAAGTGCCCAATGCGCAAGACAGCGTTCCTGCGGATATTCTGGCCGACAAAGAGGCGCTTGAATTGGTGCGCTCTTACTATGCGATCCCAGAAAACCAACGCCGCCGGTTGTTTGAACTGGCTCGGGTTTTGTCCGACGTTGCCTAA
- the mgtE gene encoding magnesium transporter, whose product MSEDQQDIIEEPEAEEAEEDVYSLSARVLSSILFAVDTGDRAKLIELMEPLHAADIADMLEQINAFDRRRLILLYGAEFDGEILSELDEGIRDEVIHALRPEVLAEAVRELESDDVVDLIEDLDEEAQEAILSSLEDADRVAVEKSLSYPEFSAGRLMQREVVMGPEHWTVGEAIDFMREAEGLPEDFYHMVLIDPKLHPVGHVTLGKILGAPRKQPLLELLEPGFRTFRVDESETDVAYAFNQYHMIAAPVVDEDDRVIGVITIDDAMNVLDEEHEEDIMRLAGVGEGSLADRVFDTVKQRLPWLAVNLVTAIMASLVIAQFEATITQFVALAVLMPIVASMGGNAGTQALTVAVRAIATRDLTGANVWRVIRREVLVGLTNGVVFAVIMGIVGIAWFGSPALGAVIGAAMVINLVIAGLAGIGVPVVLERIGVDPALASGAFVTTVTDVVGFFAFLGLAGVVLL is encoded by the coding sequence ATGAGCGAAGATCAGCAGGACATCATTGAAGAGCCGGAGGCCGAAGAGGCCGAAGAGGATGTATATTCGCTGAGCGCGCGCGTGCTCAGTTCGATCCTTTTTGCCGTCGACACAGGTGATCGGGCCAAGCTGATTGAGCTGATGGAGCCGCTGCACGCGGCCGACATCGCCGACATGTTGGAGCAGATCAACGCCTTTGATCGGCGTCGGTTGATTCTACTCTATGGTGCTGAGTTTGACGGTGAAATCCTCTCGGAACTCGACGAAGGCATCCGCGACGAGGTGATTCACGCGCTGCGGCCCGAAGTGTTGGCCGAAGCGGTTCGCGAACTTGAATCCGATGACGTTGTCGATCTGATCGAAGACCTCGATGAGGAAGCGCAAGAGGCGATTCTGTCCTCTCTTGAGGATGCCGACCGGGTCGCTGTTGAAAAATCCCTGTCTTACCCGGAATTCTCCGCCGGACGTTTGATGCAGCGCGAGGTCGTGATGGGCCCGGAGCATTGGACCGTGGGCGAGGCAATTGATTTTATGCGCGAAGCCGAGGGGCTGCCGGAAGATTTCTACCACATGGTGCTGATTGATCCCAAACTGCATCCCGTGGGCCATGTCACCCTTGGCAAAATCCTTGGGGCGCCACGTAAGCAACCTTTGCTGGAACTTTTGGAACCCGGATTTCGCACCTTTCGCGTCGATGAAAGCGAAACCGATGTGGCCTATGCGTTCAACCAGTATCACATGATCGCCGCCCCCGTGGTGGATGAGGATGATCGAGTGATTGGCGTGATCACCATTGATGACGCGATGAATGTGTTGGACGAAGAGCACGAAGAAGACATCATGCGTCTGGCGGGTGTCGGTGAAGGCTCTTTGGCCGACCGGGTGTTTGACACGGTGAAACAACGTCTGCCGTGGTTGGCGGTCAACCTAGTCACGGCAATCATGGCCTCTTTGGTGATTGCGCAATTCGAAGCGACAATCACGCAATTCGTGGCGCTTGCGGTGTTGATGCCAATCGTGGCCTCAATGGGGGGCAATGCCGGAACACAAGCGTTGACCGTGGCGGTGCGCGCCATCGCGACCCGCGATTTGACCGGCGCAAACGTCTGGCGGGTGATCCGTCGTGAGGTGCTGGTCGGGTTGACCAATGGCGTCGTCTTTGCGGTGATCATGGGCATTGTGGGCATCGCCTGGTTCGGCTCGCCTGCGCTGGGTGCCGTCATAGGTGCTGCGATGGTGATCAATTTGGTGATCGCCGGACTGGCTGGAATCGGGGTGCCTGTTGTGCTTGAACGCATCGGAGTTGACCCGGCGCTGGCCTCCGGGGCTTTTGTGACGACTGTCACTGATGTTGTTGGTTTTTTTGCATTTTTAGGGTTAGCGGGTGTGGTTCTTCTGTGA
- a CDS encoding 5-formyltetrahydrofolate cyclo-ligase, producing the protein MTVTDDLKSALRARARAARAKAHKTGGLAASQAAQLLLGFLTPFRGQVIAGYMPIGTEIDPRAVMTTLARSGPVAVPVVEAKAQPLRFDLWTPDTAMVTGAFGALIPEQSTPVTPTVLIVPMLAFSRHGHRLGYGGGFYDRSLAQLRAQGSVFAVGLAYGAQEAPDLPVEGTDAPLDAIVTEREVLTF; encoded by the coding sequence GTGACTGTAACGGATGATTTGAAATCGGCTCTACGCGCGCGCGCGCGCGCGGCCCGCGCCAAAGCGCACAAAACCGGCGGGCTTGCGGCGAGCCAGGCGGCACAATTGCTTTTGGGGTTCTTGACCCCGTTTCGGGGACAGGTGATCGCGGGCTATATGCCGATTGGCACGGAGATCGACCCGCGTGCCGTGATGACCACGCTGGCCCGATCTGGCCCGGTCGCCGTGCCCGTGGTCGAAGCCAAAGCCCAGCCTTTGCGCTTTGATCTCTGGACGCCAGACACGGCCATGGTCACAGGCGCGTTCGGGGCCTTGATCCCGGAACAGTCCACCCCCGTGACGCCGACGGTTTTGATCGTGCCGATGTTGGCGTTTAGCCGTCATGGCCATCGGTTGGGCTACGGCGGCGGGTTTTATGATCGCAGCTTGGCGCAACTGCGCGCCCAAGGATCGGTCTTTGCCGTCGGCCTGGCGTATGGCGCGCAAGAGGCACCGGACCTTCCGGTCGAAGGCACCGATGCACCGCTGGATGCGATTGTGACCGAGCGCGAAGTCCTGACATTTTAA
- a CDS encoding DUF1127 domain-containing protein encodes MFAKAQTLAPTCSTGARRAPSFFSRLRAAMALSKQRRSLADLDDALLKDIGLTREEAQREAERPLWDVPRHWKR; translated from the coding sequence ATGTTCGCGAAAGCTCAAACTCTGGCCCCGACCTGCAGCACGGGCGCACGCCGCGCACCGTCCTTTTTCTCTCGCCTGCGCGCCGCAATGGCCCTCTCAAAGCAGCGCCGCAGCTTGGCGGACCTCGACGACGCTTTGCTCAAAGACATCGGCCTGACCCGCGAAGAGGCCCAGCGCGAGGCAGAGCGTCCGCTTTGGGATGTTCCCCGCCATTGGAAACGCTGA
- a CDS encoding HpcH/HpaI aldolase family protein, with amino-acid sequence MSIPQNLFKRRLREGGQQFGAWHTMGGGQQAELLAAAGYDWVLIDSEHGAMEVTDVLPVLQALSGYATCAPVVRIAENDTALIKRHLDQGAQTLMVPMVHSAEAARAAVAAMRYAPEGLRGMNSMTRASRFGTVTDYVARAADELCLIVQIESRAGMEALEEIAAVPGVDAVFVGPADLAADMGHPGNLAAPEVEAAVLDGFARLKALDMPSGIITLDEAALRRYIAAGSRFTALGIDAAWLMAAARGSLARFQDI; translated from the coding sequence ATGTCTATCCCGCAGAATCTGTTCAAACGCCGCCTGCGCGAGGGCGGCCAACAATTCGGTGCGTGGCACACGATGGGCGGCGGGCAACAGGCCGAGCTTTTGGCTGCGGCGGGCTATGATTGGGTGCTGATCGACAGCGAACATGGCGCGATGGAGGTGACCGATGTGCTGCCGGTGCTTCAGGCGCTGTCTGGATATGCGACCTGCGCGCCGGTTGTGCGGATCGCTGAGAATGACACGGCCTTGATCAAACGTCACCTCGATCAAGGCGCGCAGACGTTGATGGTGCCAATGGTCCATTCGGCAGAGGCGGCGCGCGCGGCCGTGGCGGCGATGCGCTATGCCCCCGAAGGCCTGCGCGGCATGAATAGCATGACGCGCGCCAGCAGATTTGGCACAGTGACCGATTATGTCGCGCGTGCAGCAGACGAGCTGTGCCTGATCGTGCAAATCGAGAGCCGGGCCGGAATGGAGGCGCTCGAAGAGATCGCCGCCGTGCCCGGCGTCGATGCGGTCTTTGTTGGCCCGGCCGATCTGGCCGCCGATATGGGCCACCCCGGCAATTTGGCGGCACCCGAGGTCGAGGCGGCTGTTTTGGACGGGTTTGCCCGGCTCAAGGCGCTCGATATGCCCTCAGGCATCATCACCCTCGATGAGGCGGCGTTGCGGCGCTATATCGCGGCGGGCTCGCGGTTTACCGCGCTTGGCATTGATGCGGCGTGGTTGATGGCGGCGGCACGGGGCAGTTTGGCGCGTTTTCAGGACATTTAA
- a CDS encoding CAP domain-containing protein, translating to MRKRTTACAITAALMLTACGPETGTGFDQISPVSAPSATSNSLRNSVVTGAQVISLINAERAKQGIAALTPNAKLAVAAQRHADDLVAQNYFSHTGKNGSTVGDRVTAAGYRHCLVAENLSAQYPTIQQAVAGWMNSPGHRKNMLFKGLDSVGVGVGVSDNMTLVAVFAHPC from the coding sequence ATGAGAAAACGGACAACGGCCTGTGCCATCACGGCGGCGTTGATGCTAACGGCCTGCGGCCCAGAAACCGGCACCGGCTTCGATCAAATCAGCCCCGTTTCGGCCCCAAGCGCTACATCAAACTCCCTGCGTAACAGTGTTGTGACTGGGGCTCAGGTGATCAGCCTGATCAATGCGGAGCGCGCCAAACAGGGGATCGCGGCCTTGACCCCCAACGCCAAGCTAGCGGTCGCCGCGCAACGACATGCGGATGATCTGGTGGCCCAAAACTATTTTTCGCATACTGGTAAAAACGGGTCCACTGTGGGCGATCGTGTGACCGCAGCGGGCTATCGCCATTGCCTTGTCGCCGAAAACCTGTCGGCGCAATACCCCACGATCCAACAGGCCGTCGCAGGGTGGATGAACTCGCCCGGACACCGCAAAAACATGCTGTTTAAAGGATTGGACAGCGTTGGCGTTGGCGTTGGCGTCAGTGACAATATGACCCTCGTTGCGGTCTTTGCTCACCCGTGTTGA
- a CDS encoding inositol monophosphatase family protein: MSDATAKLGQALSETDRAEIIATAHAAADVAREVTLTYFRGTGLGTTSKKDAGFDPVTVADRGSEQAMRALIEARRPQDGIMGEEFGPKTGSSGLTWVLDPIDGTRGFISGTPTWGVLIALRDADEALFGIIDQPYIGERFLGGFGLSEMTGPHGTRVLGVRSGVALGDAVIFSTFPEVGSEVEGRAFHDLAARCKLTRYGMDCYAYALLAAGQIDLVVEAGLQSYDILGPLAVIEAAGGIVTDWQGGPALEGGRVVAAASKELHEAALAVLSTY, translated from the coding sequence ATGAGCGATGCCACAGCCAAATTGGGACAGGCTCTGAGCGAGACAGATCGCGCAGAGATCATCGCCACCGCCCATGCTGCCGCCGATGTGGCGCGCGAGGTGACGCTGACATATTTTCGCGGCACCGGCCTTGGCACCACCTCCAAAAAAGACGCGGGCTTTGATCCGGTGACCGTGGCGGACCGTGGCTCGGAACAGGCAATGCGCGCGCTGATCGAGGCCCGTCGCCCGCAAGACGGGATTATGGGCGAAGAGTTTGGCCCGAAAACGGGCAGCTCCGGGCTGACCTGGGTTTTGGATCCGATTGATGGCACACGCGGATTTATTTCCGGCACGCCGACGTGGGGTGTGTTGATCGCGTTGCGCGATGCCGATGAGGCGCTGTTTGGCATCATTGATCAACCCTATATCGGGGAACGGTTTTTGGGTGGGTTTGGCCTGTCTGAAATGACTGGCCCCCATGGCACACGGGTCTTGGGCGTACGCAGCGGTGTGGCCCTTGGTGATGCCGTGATTTTCTCGACCTTCCCAGAAGTCGGCTCCGAGGTGGAAGGCCGCGCGTTTCATGATCTCGCGGCGCGCTGTAAACTCACGCGCTACGGCATGGATTGCTACGCCTATGCGCTTTTGGCTGCGGGGCAGATTGATCTGGTGGTTGAGGCCGGGCTGCAATCCTATGACATTCTCGGCCCGCTGGCGGTGATCGAAGCCGCAGGCGGCATTGTCACCGATTGGCAAGGTGGTCCGGCGCTTGAGGGTGGGCGTGTGGTGGCCGCCGCCAGCAAAGAGTTGCATGAGGCGGCTTTGGCAGTACTGTCGACATATTGA
- a CDS encoding TIGR00282 family metallophosphoesterase, which produces MKILFLGDIVGSAGRQAVLERIAKLRADWGLDFIVVNGENATNGMGLSAEHAKGLLEAGVDCLTLGDHAFDQKDMMQYCERDTRIIRPINFAKAAPGRGVRIFEDRRGRRILVAQVLGQVFMKRAFDDPFSALDQVFMTHKLGGSIQAALIDVHCEATSEKMAMGHFCDGKASVVVGTHTHVCTGDAQILPGGTAYLTDAGMCGDYNSVIGMDKAEPLRRFVTGMSKGRFEPAKGEATLSGVYVETDDKTGLATRVRQIRQGGRLEQSIP; this is translated from the coding sequence ATGAAAATTCTATTTCTCGGAGACATCGTCGGCAGTGCCGGACGTCAAGCTGTTCTTGAGCGGATCGCGAAACTGCGCGCCGATTGGGGCCTCGATTTCATTGTGGTCAATGGTGAAAACGCGACCAATGGCATGGGGCTTTCAGCCGAACATGCCAAGGGGCTGTTGGAGGCGGGCGTCGATTGTTTGACGCTGGGCGATCATGCTTTTGACCAAAAAGACATGATGCAATATTGCGAACGCGACACGCGGATCATCCGACCGATCAATTTCGCCAAGGCGGCCCCCGGACGTGGTGTGCGGATCTTTGAAGATCGGCGCGGGCGGCGTATTTTGGTGGCGCAGGTGTTGGGGCAAGTGTTTATGAAACGCGCCTTTGATGACCCGTTTTCAGCGTTGGATCAGGTGTTTATGACCCATAAACTGGGCGGCTCGATTCAGGCCGCTTTGATTGATGTGCATTGCGAAGCCACCTCTGAGAAAATGGCGATGGGGCATTTTTGCGATGGCAAAGCCTCGGTCGTTGTCGGCACGCATACCCATGTTTGTACTGGCGATGCGCAGATTTTGCCCGGCGGTACAGCCTATTTGACCGATGCGGGCATGTGTGGCGACTACAATTCGGTGATTGGCATGGACAAGGCTGAGCCGCTGCGCCGGTTTGTGACGGGCATGTCAAAAGGCCGCTTTGAGCCTGCCAAAGGCGAAGCGACACTTTCGGGCGTGTACGTTGAGACCGATGACAAAACCGGACTGGCCACCCGCGTGCGCCAAATCCGCCAAGGCGGGCGATTGGAGCAAAGCATCCCATAA
- the guaD gene encoding guanine deaminase, translating to METLIAGQVVQFLGDPFAIPAEEAVQVHSDGAILVRDGKVVSVGGRDHMRAKHPDAVLHDHGPGLITPGFIDAHAHYPQTAMIASWGKRLIDWLNSYTFPEEMKFADRAYADDIAGRYLDLLLANGTTTVTSFCTIHPGSVEALFEAAEARGMRIVAGKTCMDRDTAPEGLRDTAHSAYDDSKALLEHWHGRGRATYAITPRFSPTSTPEQLEALGALWAEHPSCLMQTHLSEQLDEIDWVKGLYPTARDYLDTYEQFGLVREGALFGHAIHLEPREIDHLRANDCSLIHCPTSNTFIGSGLFDMGARKAEALRVGLATDTGGGSSFSLLRTMAAAYEIGQLTHTALHPAQLLWLATYGSAHALHMADRIGSIAPGMEADFTVLDLASTPAIAQRAIRAETIWEEVFPTIMMGDDRAVSATYVMGRRVAVT from the coding sequence ATGGAAACTCTCATCGCCGGTCAGGTTGTCCAATTTTTAGGCGACCCGTTTGCCATCCCCGCAGAAGAGGCTGTTCAAGTTCATTCCGACGGCGCAATTTTGGTGCGGGACGGCAAAGTGGTTTCCGTTGGGGGGCGCGACCATATGCGCGCCAAACACCCCGACGCAGTGCTTCACGATCATGGTCCAGGCTTGATTACACCCGGTTTCATCGACGCCCACGCCCATTATCCACAAACCGCGATGATTGCGAGTTGGGGCAAGCGGCTGATTGATTGGCTCAACAGCTACACCTTTCCCGAAGAGATGAAATTCGCGGATCGCGCCTATGCCGATGACATCGCCGGGCGCTATCTCGATTTGCTTTTGGCCAATGGCACCACCACAGTGACCTCATTTTGCACCATCCATCCCGGCTCTGTGGAGGCATTGTTTGAGGCGGCGGAGGCGCGCGGGATGCGGATCGTGGCGGGCAAGACCTGTATGGACCGCGACACCGCCCCCGAAGGCCTGCGCGACACTGCACACTCCGCCTATGACGACAGCAAGGCCTTGTTGGAGCACTGGCATGGCCGGGGGCGCGCCACCTATGCGATCACGCCACGGTTTTCACCGACCTCGACACCGGAGCAGTTGGAGGCCCTTGGCGCGCTGTGGGCCGAACATCCGTCCTGTTTGATGCAAACGCATTTGTCCGAGCAGTTGGACGAGATCGACTGGGTCAAAGGGCTTTACCCCACCGCGCGCGATTATTTGGACACCTATGAGCAATTTGGATTGGTCCGCGAAGGAGCGTTGTTTGGTCATGCGATCCATTTGGAACCGCGCGAGATTGATCACCTGCGGGCCAATGATTGTTCGTTGATCCATTGCCCGACCTCGAACACCTTTATCGGATCGGGTCTGTTTGACATGGGCGCGCGTAAAGCGGAGGCGCTGCGTGTTGGGCTTGCCACCGACACCGGCGGCGGATCGTCGTTCTCCTTACTGCGCACCATGGCTGCCGCCTATGAGATCGGCCAGTTGACCCACACGGCACTGCACCCAGCCCAGCTTTTGTGGCTGGCCACTTACGGCTCAGCCCATGCGTTGCACATGGCGGATCGGATTGGGTCGATTGCGCCGGGGATGGAGGCGGATTTCACCGTGTTGGATTTGGCCTCGACCCCCGCCATTGCCCAGCGCGCGATCCGGGCCGAAACGATTTGGGAAGAGGTGTTTCCGACCATTATGATGGGCGACGACCGCGCCGTGAGTGCCACCTATGTGATGGGCCGCCGGGTCGCCGTGACCTGA
- a CDS encoding 8-oxoguanine deaminase, with product MHRCFLIRNADVILTMDDGRQEIKGGDILVRDGVIEAVGPGLYDDDAQIVDGRGCLVTPGLINTHHHLYQTLTRAVPGAQDALLFGWLQTLYPIWAKFGPDHMRISAMVGLAELALSGCSTTSDHLYLYPNGARLDDTIDAAKAIGLRLHATRGGMSIGESAGGLPPDSLVEREEDILNDSIRVIDAFHDPNPGAMIRVGVAPCSPFSVSRGLMRDAAILARDKGVMMHTHLAENDEDIAYSLEKFGCRPGQYAEELGWTGPDVWHAHCVKLDVSEIELFAKTGTGVAHCPCSNCRLGSGVAPVRPMRDAGVNVGLGVDGSASNDIGNLVAEARMAMLLQRVTYGADKMSPREALEIATRGGAQVLGRDDIGQIVPGMRADIAIWDMSDVEAAGSWDPAALLLAGPMVVKHLFVEGRHVVSDSWVATINMEATLASQARLLKGLMDG from the coding sequence ATGCACCGCTGTTTTCTGATCCGCAACGCCGATGTCATTCTCACCATGGATGATGGGCGACAGGAGATCAAAGGCGGCGACATTTTGGTCCGCGATGGCGTGATCGAAGCGGTCGGGCCGGGGCTTTATGACGATGATGCCCAGATCGTCGATGGCCGGGGCTGTTTGGTCACGCCGGGGCTGATCAACACCCATCACCACCTCTACCAAACCCTGACGCGTGCTGTGCCGGGGGCGCAGGACGCGCTGTTGTTTGGTTGGCTTCAAACGCTCTATCCGATCTGGGCCAAATTTGGTCCCGATCACATGCGGATTTCGGCCATGGTCGGGCTGGCGGAACTGGCGCTTTCGGGCTGTTCCACCACCTCCGATCACCTCTATCTCTATCCCAACGGCGCGCGGCTTGACGATACGATTGACGCCGCAAAGGCCATCGGCCTGCGGCTTCACGCCACGCGCGGGGGCATGTCGATTGGCGAAAGTGCCGGGGGCCTGCCGCCTGACAGTCTGGTCGAGCGCGAAGAGGATATTCTCAACGACAGTATCCGAGTGATCGACGCGTTCCATGACCCAAACCCCGGTGCGATGATCCGGGTTGGGGTGGCCCCCTGTTCGCCTTTTTCCGTGTCGCGAGGCTTGATGCGCGATGCGGCGATTTTGGCGCGGGACAAGGGGGTCATGATGCACACCCATCTGGCCGAAAACGACGAAGACATTGCGTATTCCTTGGAAAAATTCGGCTGTCGTCCCGGTCAATATGCCGAAGAGCTGGGCTGGACCGGACCGGACGTGTGGCACGCCCATTGCGTCAAATTGGACGTCAGCGAGATTGAGCTGTTTGCCAAAACCGGCACTGGTGTGGCGCATTGCCCCTGTTCCAATTGTCGCCTTGGGTCTGGCGTGGCCCCGGTGCGCCCAATGCGCGATGCGGGGGTGAATGTGGGGCTTGGCGTGGATGGCTCGGCCTCGAACGACATCGGCAACCTTGTGGCCGAAGCGCGCATGGCGATGTTGTTGCAACGTGTCACCTATGGCGCCGATAAAATGAGCCCGCGCGAGGCGTTGGAAATTGCGACACGCGGCGGGGCACAGGTTTTGGGCCGCGATGACATTGGTCAAATCGTGCCCGGAATGCGCGCGGATATTGCGATCTGGGACATGTCCGACGTCGAAGCGGCGGGCAGTTGGGACCCGGCGGCGCTGTTGCTGGCGGGACCGATGGTGGTGAAACATCTGTTTGTGGAAGGTCGCCATGTGGTGTCTGACAGTTGGGTCGCCACGATCAACATGGAGGCGACGCTGGCATCACAGGCGCGGCTTTTGAAAGGTTTGATGGACGGGTGA